In Sphingomonas phyllosphaerae, one DNA window encodes the following:
- a CDS encoding zinc-binding dehydrogenase, translating into MIVVDRVAHSLDVTRRLGADEVVDANDGDPVAAVHDFARRQGADVVFECVGGFDEGEIAMPLEWQRIQTSKLRLRSSASFAMHDIRPEEAEVLDLIARGVLKTQELITHRFPLERINEAFDTADDKPRTAAIFVALEV; encoded by the coding sequence GTGATCGTCGTCGACAGGGTCGCGCACTCGCTGGACGTCACACGACGCCTCGGCGCGGACGAGGTAGTCGACGCGAACGACGGCGATCCGGTCGCCGCGGTGCACGACTTCGCGCGCAGACAGGGAGCGGACGTGGTCTTTGAATGCGTCGGCGGCTTCGACGAGGGTGAGATTGCGATGCCTTTGGAATGGCAGCGCATCCAGACGTCGAAACTCCGGCTTCGTTCCAGCGCCAGCTTCGCGATGCACGACATCCGCCCCGAGGAGGCCGAGGTGCTCGACCTGATCGCACGCGGCGTGCTGAAGACACAGGAACTGATCACGCATCGCTTTCCGCTCGAACGGATCAATGAAGCGTTTGACACCGCCGACGACAAGCCGCGCACCGCGGCGATCTTTGTCGCGCTCGAGGTGTGA